The genomic stretch AAGACGAGGGGGTAACCGCTCAAGTTTCAGCTTATTGTCCCATTCAAAAGCGTTCCCAGCGTAGTTTAATTTGCTGCGAGTATATCACTCTTCAAGGTACATCCTCCGCTTTAGACAGAATAGGGGGTATAATTTCGGCTCTAGTAGTTTCTGAGTTACCTAAGTTTGTCTGGTGGAAGGCAACACCAGAACCCGATTATGGCTTATTTAAACGCTTATGTCATGACAGTGATGCGATCATCATCGATTCGAGCACTTTCAATGATCCTGAGTCTAATTTGTTACTGATCGCCGAGTTATTAAGCCAGGGTATCAGAATTACTGACTTGAATTGGTCAAGATTATCCCCTTGGCAAGAATTGGCGGCTCAAGCTTTCGATCCCCCGGAACGTCGCGCCGCGATCTACGAAGTTGATCAGGTTACTATTGATTATGAAAAAGGCAATTCTACCCAAGCTTTGATGTATTTGGGTTGGCTAGCAACTCGTCTACAATGGCGCCCTGTAGCTTACGAGTACGAGGGAGGAGATTACGATATCAGACGAGTCAAGTTAGTTAACCCTCAAGGTAAGGAGATTAAAGCAGAATTGGGTGGTATTCCCTTGGCTGATTGGGGTAATGTTTTGGGTGATTTGATTAGTCTGCGTTTGTCTTCGACTAATCTTAACGCCGATTGTTGCACCGTTCTGTGTTCGGAAACCGCAGGCTGTATGCGTATGGAAGCCAGTGGTGGAGCGCAAGCTTGTCGTATTCAACAAGTTACTTCTGTAAGTGATCAAAATACAGAGATACTATTGGGTCAACAACTACAAAATCGCGGACGGGATCCTCTGTACATCGAAACTATGAAGGTTACTGAGCAAATCCTGAAATTAATCGAGTCATAGTGGGATTAGTTATCGCCGGTTGTCGTTCAGGAGAGGGTAAGACTACGGTTGCTCTTGCCCTCTTGTCTTATTTAGTAAAAGTTGGGACTTTGGTACAGTCTTTTAAGGTGGGACCAGACTATATCGATCCGATGTACCATAGTCGAATCTGCGATCGCCCTTGTCGCAATTTAGATCCGGTACTGACTGGGGTAGACTATGTTCGGTCTTGTTTCGCTCATCATTGTCGCGGCGTAAATTACGCTCTCATCGAAGGGGTAATGGGCTTATTTGATGGGATAAATAGAGATAATATTCCAGATTTTGCTAGTACAGCCCATATTGCCCGTATTTTATCACTACCAGTTCTGCTAGTGATTGATTGCTCGCGTTTATCTGGTTCGGTAGCTGCGATCGCCCACGGTTATCGTTCTCTAGATCCTAGAGTAAAATTAGCAGGGGTGATACTAAACAAAGTAGCTAGCGATCGCCATTTAGAATTACTGACTTCGGCTTTAGAACCCCTGAATTTACCCGTATTGGGTATCTTGAGACGCCAAGATCTCGTTTCTTTTCCCTCTCGACATTTGGGTTTAGTTAACCCAGGCGAAATTGCACAATTTAGAGCAATCATCGATAAATTAGCCTTCATGGCAGAATGCTGCTTCGATTTGAGCAAAATACTGCCACTGATGCAAGTTAGTAACCCCACGGAGATAGCTAATCCCCTATGGTCTCAGATAACGATACCCGCTATTAAACCCAGAATCGTTATAGCTCGCGATCGCGCCTTTAACTTTTACTATCAAGACAATCTAGACATACTCCAAGATTTAGGAGCAGAATTAATTTTTTGGAGTCCTCTAGAAGATACTGAATTACCGGAAAATATTCAAGGTATCTATATTGGTGGAGGTTATCCTGAAGTATTTGCAGAGGAATTAGCAGCTAATGAGCTTGCTAAAGAAGCGCTTAAATTAGCGATCGCCAAAGGTTTAACCACCTACGCCGAATGTGGAGGTTTAATGTATCTAAGTCAACAAATAACTAATTTTGAGCAAAAGTCTTGGTCTATGGTAGGGATTCTACCCACTAGCACTATTATGAGTGAAAAATTGACCCTGGGATATCGTAAAGTGGAGACTCTTAGGGATAATATCATACTCTCAAAGGGTAGTATAGTTTGGGGTCATGAATTCCACCGCTCTCAAATCACAACCCCTCCGGTTCAACCTGTATTTAAAATCAATAACCATTACGAAGGTTGGCATATATTCCGAGTTCACGCATCCTATCTCCATCTTCATTTTGGCGGTTATCCTAAAGTTGCCACCAATTTTTTAAAGGACGGAAAACCACCATATCTATAGGGTTTTAAGCACTTTCTCTCGAGGGAGTGAACTTGACATAATCAAAGTGTAAAGAAAATTTATTTATAGTGAAGATGAAAACTATGGCTATCGTACATTGGAACCCCGAGAACGAAATGGAAGTTTTACGCATTCAGTTTGATCGCATCTTTCAAGATATCACCGATTGGACTACTAGTGCTTCTTATTCTTGGCAACC from Gloeocapsa sp. PCC 73106 encodes the following:
- the opcA gene encoding glucose-6-phosphate dehydrogenase assembly protein OpcA, with product MVQSSTPLVPLQAPKDVSIDEIEAELAQIWQGYLANQDGVNATRATTFTLIIYEPEETQRLLAALDFYNGPVDGLSGPKTTAAIKSAQKAYGLTVTGNSNPELQAKLKSAFIEAKAAGKVSEAEANAVDHYSPDLQGAGIADAIATSNPCRIITVCPTAGEDEGVTAQVSAYCPIQKRSQRSLICCEYITLQGTSSALDRIGGIISALVVSELPKFVWWKATPEPDYGLFKRLCHDSDAIIIDSSTFNDPESNLLLIAELLSQGIRITDLNWSRLSPWQELAAQAFDPPERRAAIYEVDQVTIDYEKGNSTQALMYLGWLATRLQWRPVAYEYEGGDYDIRRVKLVNPQGKEIKAELGGIPLADWGNVLGDLISLRLSSTNLNADCCTVLCSETAGCMRMEASGGAQACRIQQVTSVSDQNTEILLGQQLQNRGRDPLYIETMKVTEQILKLIES
- a CDS encoding cobyrinate a,c-diamide synthase; this translates as MGLVIAGCRSGEGKTTVALALLSYLVKVGTLVQSFKVGPDYIDPMYHSRICDRPCRNLDPVLTGVDYVRSCFAHHCRGVNYALIEGVMGLFDGINRDNIPDFASTAHIARILSLPVLLVIDCSRLSGSVAAIAHGYRSLDPRVKLAGVILNKVASDRHLELLTSALEPLNLPVLGILRRQDLVSFPSRHLGLVNPGEIAQFRAIIDKLAFMAECCFDLSKILPLMQVSNPTEIANPLWSQITIPAIKPRIVIARDRAFNFYYQDNLDILQDLGAELIFWSPLEDTELPENIQGIYIGGGYPEVFAEELAANELAKEALKLAIAKGLTTYAECGGLMYLSQQITNFEQKSWSMVGILPTSTIMSEKLTLGYRKVETLRDNIILSKGSIVWGHEFHRSQITTPPVQPVFKINNHYEGWHIFRVHASYLHLHFGGYPKVATNFLKDGKPPYL